A genomic stretch from Candidatus Microthrix parvicella Bio17-1 includes:
- a CDS encoding saccharopine dehydrogenase family protein, with translation MPTPDPADRPYDVVLFGATGFVGRLTARHLAAHADDSTRIALAGRSSSRLEEVRAELGGAAADWPLIVADVNEPDTIVALAEQTRVVATTVGPYARWGLPLVEACAGAGTHYADLTGEVLFVRDSIDRFHDVAAASGARIVHSCGFDSVPSDLAVMVAAREADTRHGDPLAEATLVVVSAKGGVSGGTIDSIRNQVAVMAADPAKRSIGADPYALSPDRSSEADLGPQRDVGPPRYDRRLGMWVAPFVMAPYNTRIVRRSNALLDHAYGRRMRYSEVIGFDSPITGPFLATGVTAGTVAGAAAMAFGPTRKLLDRVLPSPGEGPNSKTRSNGHFHVDVHATTAGGRNVVATVAADGDPGYAATAVMLGQSALALALDGEALPDAAGVLTPATGIGEALVDRLVARDFDISVR, from the coding sequence ATGCCCACTCCAGATCCAGCCGACCGCCCCTACGACGTGGTGCTCTTTGGAGCGACCGGCTTCGTGGGCAGGCTCACCGCCCGGCACCTGGCCGCCCACGCCGACGACTCGACCAGGATTGCGCTGGCCGGGCGCTCGTCGTCCCGCCTGGAGGAGGTCCGTGCCGAACTCGGCGGGGCGGCCGCCGATTGGCCGCTGATCGTCGCCGACGTCAACGAGCCCGACACGATCGTCGCGCTGGCCGAGCAGACCCGGGTGGTCGCCACCACGGTCGGGCCGTACGCCCGGTGGGGTCTGCCCCTCGTCGAGGCCTGCGCCGGCGCCGGCACCCACTACGCCGACCTCACCGGCGAGGTGCTGTTCGTACGCGACAGCATCGACCGGTTCCACGACGTAGCCGCCGCCTCGGGCGCACGCATCGTGCACTCGTGCGGGTTCGACTCGGTGCCCTCCGACCTGGCGGTCATGGTTGCGGCCCGCGAGGCCGACACGCGCCACGGCGACCCACTGGCCGAGGCCACGCTGGTGGTCGTGTCGGCCAAGGGTGGGGTCAGCGGCGGGACGATCGACTCGATCCGCAATCAGGTGGCGGTCATGGCCGCCGACCCGGCGAAGCGCAGCATCGGAGCGGATCCCTACGCGCTCAGCCCCGACCGCTCGTCCGAGGCCGATCTGGGCCCCCAACGCGACGTTGGCCCGCCCCGCTACGACCGTCGATTGGGCATGTGGGTGGCCCCGTTCGTCATGGCCCCCTACAACACCCGGATCGTGCGGCGCAGCAATGCCTTGCTCGACCACGCGTACGGTCGCCGCATGCGCTACTCGGAGGTGATCGGGTTCGACTCACCGATCACCGGCCCGTTCCTGGCCACCGGCGTCACCGCCGGCACCGTCGCCGGCGCAGCCGCCATGGCCTTCGGCCCCACCCGCAAGCTGCTCGACCGGGTGTTGCCGTCCCCCGGGGAAGGGCCCAACTCCAAGACCCGCAGCAACGGCCACTTCCACGTCGATGTGCACGCCACCACCGCCGGGGGCCGCAATGTGGTGGCGACCGTTGCCGCCGACGGTGATCCCGGTTACGCGGCCACCGCGGTCATGTTGGGCCAGAGCGCGCTCGCCCTCGCCCTCGATGGGGAGGCGCTTCCCGATGCGGCGGGCGTGCTCACCCCCGCCACCGGCATCGGCGAGGCGCTGGTCGACCGGCTGGTCGCCCGAGACTTCGACATCTCGGTCCGCTAA